A genome region from Primulina eburnea isolate SZY01 chromosome 9, ASM2296580v1, whole genome shotgun sequence includes the following:
- the LOC140841720 gene encoding NAC domain-containing protein 82-like produces MAKASLLPGFRFHPTDVELVMYFLKRKVMGKRLHVEAIAEVNIYKFSPWDLPDKSCLKSKDLEWFFFCPREKKYASGARVKRATENGFWKTTGKDRPVRYNGRTVGMVKTLVFHIGHAPQGERTDWVIHEYRILDDQLAAAVVQDLYVLCKVFKKSGLGPKNGAQYGAPFNEDDWADDDIDGAQNHVMTFPSANDLGTASVLPDVQSSSAITRMVHLGSTPRLTSTEAGPSFSSGPSNNEVPVNDSMDEISRLLAPFTDDHSLTSNENGNHRDRQDDLIGNGKYIDLLNSDGNEMYNSLGELDCWAQINEGNFGPVAGMDSYALNSMPPLNDLFYIELDDFMVPLNCSVDPNVSEQSICPDIFGSFTHENMPEGTFAGMAHYDSSVSQLPVLPEGANVEYLSSDGNQMVNDQFYGRYTSIGFNSTYGQPENVGDFTQDLGSGRSDGI; encoded by the exons ATGGCGAAGGCGTCCCTCCTTCCAGGATTTCGATTTCATCCTACTGATGTGGAGCTGGTTATGTATTTTCTGAAGAGAAAGGTAATGGGAAAGAGGCTTCATGTTGAAGCTATTGCAGAGGTCAACATCTACAAATTTTCTCCATGGGATCTCCCTG ATAAATCTTGCTTGAAAAGTAAGGATTTGGAGTGGTTCTTCTTTTGCCCAAGGGAAAAGAAGTATGCAAGTGGAGCTCGAGTGAAACGTGCCACTGAAAATGGATTCTGGAAAACCACAGGAAAAGACAGGCCTGTCCGTTATAACGGCAGAACCGTCGGAATGGTGAAAACCTTGGTTTTCCACATAGGACATGCACCTCAAGGGGAGAGAACAGACTGGGTGATACATGAATACAGAATTCTAGATGACCAGTTGGCTGCTGCAGTTGTTCAG GACCTGTATGTCTTATGTAAAGTCTTCAAGAAGAGTGGTCTAGGGCCCAAAAATGGTGCGCAGTATGGAGCACCATTTAACGAGGATGATTGGGCTGATGATGATATTGACGGTGCTCAAAATCATGTGATGACCTTTCCATCAGCCAATGATTTGGGTACTGCATCAGTTTTACCTGATGTGCAGAGTAGTTCTGCCATAACTCGAATGGTTCATCTTGGAAGTACACCTAGGTTGACGTCTACCGAGGCAGGTCCATCGTTCTCATCTGGTCCGTCAAATAATGAGGTGCCTGTTAATGATTCCATGGATGAAATTTCTCGTTTATTGGCGCCATTTACAGATGACCATTCATTGACTTCCAATGAGAATGGAAATCACAGG GATCGTCAGGATGATCTTATTGGCAATGGAAAATATATAGATTTGCTGAACTCTGATGGGAATGAGATGTATAACAGTCTTGGTGAATTGGATTGTTGGGCTCAAATCAATGAAGGCAATTTTGGTCCGGTGGCAGGGATGGATAGCTACGCTCTGAATAGCATGCCTCCGCTAAATGATTTATTCTATATAgaacttgatgattttatggtcCCATTGAACTGCTCTGTTGATCCTAATGTGTCTGAGCAGTCGATTTGTCCAGACATATTTGGATCCTTCACCCATGAAAATATGCCTGAAGGCACTTTTGCGGGTATGGCTCATTATGATTCTTCTGTAAGTCAGCTTCCTGTGCTACCAGAAGGAGCTAATGTGGAATATTTAAGTTCGGATGGAAATCAAATG GTGAATGATCAGTTTTATGGGAGGTATACTTCAATAGGTTTCAACTCCACTTACGGACAACCAGAGAATGTGGGAGATTTCACTCAAGATTTGGGAAGTGGTAGAAGTGATGGTATATAA
- the LOC140840576 gene encoding probable pectinesterase/pectinesterase inhibitor 51 yields the protein MASALFAITLLALLLCSSTARHHKQPPSAGNPGHDTIHEACKGSGDPVTCESFLSKSIHLPPNATVSQVIQSILVVSSEDLEKAKGMAKNILDASGGNLNRSAAARTCLEVLHYSDYRINLTKDALPRGEIKDARAWAGAALAYQYDCWSALKYVNGTDLVDDAMSFLNSTVIFLSSNALSMMQNYDVYGEKTGSWGPPRTERDGFWEPVSDHSGSGFNLRVPAGLKADVTVCKSGGCTYKTVQEAVNAAPDDIDSGKLFVVHIKAGVYEETVRVGLEKRNVVFLGDGMGKTVITGSMNVGQPGMSTFNSATVGVVGDGFMASDLTIKNTAGPDAHQAVAFRCDSDHSIIQNCEFVGNQDTLYSHSLRQYYKSCRIQGNVDFIFGNSAAIFQDCLILVAPRQINPEKGEKNAVTAHGRIHPGQPTGFVFQNCLVNGTDAYMALYHSNPKAHRSYLGRPWKEYSRTVFIRCRLESLINSDGWMPWQEDFALKTLYYGEFANSGLGSDSSKRVDWSSLIPAKHVESYSARNFIQGDQWTRAFS from the exons ATGGCGTCTGCTCTTTTTGCCATCACACTCCTCGCTCTTCTACTTTGTTCCTCTACCGCTCGTCACCACAAACAGCCGCCCTCCGCCGGAAATCCAGGCCATGACACCATCCATGAAGCCTGCAAGGGGTCAGGTGATCCGGTGACATGCGAGTCCTTCTTGTCCAAATCCATCCACCTGCCTCCAAACGCCACCGTTTCCCAAGTGATCCAATCCATACTGGTGGTTTCCTCCGAGGATCTCGAGAAGGCTAAAGGAATGGCGAAGAATATCTTGGACGCGTCCGGAGGGAATCTGAACCGCTCCGCCGCGGCGAGGACTTGCCTGGAGGTGTTGCATTACTCGGATTACCGAATCAATCTGACGAAGGACGCGTTGCCAAGAGGCGAGATCAAGGACGCGCGTGCATGGGCGGGCGCGGCTTTGGCGTACCAGTACGACTGCTGGTCGGCGCTCAAGTACGTGAACGGCACAGATCTGGTGGACGATGCGATGTCGTTTCTGAACTCCACCGTCATCTTTCTCAGCAGCAACGCGTTGAGTATGATGCAGAATTATGACGTTTACGGGGAAAAAACCGGGTCATGGGGTCCGCCGAGGACGGAGCGAGACGGGTTCTGGGAACCAGTGTCGGACCATTCCGGGTCGGGTTTCAATCTCAGAGTGCCGGCGGGGCTGAAGGCAGACGTTACCGTGTGTAAAAGTGGAGGGTGTACTTATAAGACGGTACAGGAGGCGGTTAATGCTGCCCCGGATGATATCGACTCCGGTAAGCTGTTTGTGGTACATATCAAAGCCGGAGTTTACGAGGAGACGGTTCGGGTCGGGTTGGAGAAAAGGAACGTGGTGTTCTTGGGGGATGGCATGGGCAAAACGGTCATCACAGGATCCATGAACGTCGGCCAACCCGGCATGTCAACGTTTAACTCTGCAACCGTGG GAGTTGTAGGAGATGGATTCATGGCAAGTGATCTCACAATCAAGAATACAGCAGGTCCTGATGCTCATCAAGCAGTAGCATTCCGCTGCGACAGCGATCATTCGATCATACAAAACTGCGAATTCGTAGGCAATCAAGACACTCTCTACTCCCACAGCTTACGCCAGTACTACAAATCCTGCCGTATTCAAGGCAACGTGGACTTCATATTCGGAAACTCGGCAGCAATCTTCCAAGATTGCTTGATACTCGTCGCCCCTCGACAGATCAACCCCGAAAAAGGCGAGAAGAACGCCGTGACAGCACACGGCAGAATCCACCCCGGACAACCAACGGGCTTTGTCTTTCAAAACTGTTTGGTAAATGGCACCGATGCATACATGGCTCTATACCATAGCAATCCTAAAGCACATAGGAGTTATTTGGGCAGGCCCTGGAAAGAGTATTCGAGGACGGTTTTCATTCGTTGTAGGTTGGAGTCCCTGATAAATTCAGATGGATGGATGCCTTGGCAAGAAGATTTTGCTTTGAAAACTCTGTATTACGGCGAGTTTGCTAATTCAGGGCTTGGTTCCGATTCGTCGAAACGAGTGGATTGGAGTAGCTTGATTCCGGCCAAGCATGTTGAATCGTACTCGGCTCGGAATTTCATCCAAGGGGACCAGTGGACTCGTGCATTTTCTTGA
- the LOC140841721 gene encoding pentatricopeptide repeat-containing protein At1g03100, mitochondrial gives MAILRGVSHIITNYSSKFLLSFIGRISIWGKEAGSGHKCFTCSYRRTSYSKMYHGLMHLSCHFSTVAGTVLVQARDLGKLHEELENAIVERRLNDAWDLHEKHMRVEGFARKSTVTKLISSLTESLELQWVERAYGLVEKAFGENKHTLFDREILMFLSLGLAKCGLSVPSSILLRKLIEMEHFPPVAAWSAIIAYMAEKSSGAYLAAELTLEISYLFQDNRIDPRKKTNGPLIAMKPNVTAFNIALVGSLLFGTTRKAEQLLEMMPRINMKPDATLLIVMAHVYERNGRRDDLKKIKRHIEEAHNVTDIQIRQFYNFLLSCHLKFGDLDSASGLVLEMLQKAKKAQNSLGVANLIFETRKNGSMQSHRDSSDGDLNQIKSDQAEKPVLLGHHFLSFEDLLRDRKFLSLEAETKGILNMLIAKLQKHVELITSEKGILRPTEQTYAKLVKAFLQAGKLKDLADFLIKAEREDAPVSVDNSALVTVINSCIALGWLDQAHDLLDELRLAGIRTSSSVYGSLLTAYCKENRMGEVTSLIRDARKAGVQLDASSYEAMIRSQVLERNTEEALHLFKEMKEAKIPRGGHRTFDELVKGSTKVRESGLMGTLLQEIKEGQMVESGVHEWNNVIHFFCKKRLMQDAEKALKKMMSLGHSPNAHTFHSLVTGYSAIGGKYIEVTELWGEMKAFAFSSGMRFDQELLDAVLYTFVRGGFFVRANEVVEIMEKGNIFVDKYKYRTLFLKYHKTLYKSKAPQFQTESQLKKREAALSFKKWVGLC, from the coding sequence ATGGCAATTCTAAGAGGAGTAAGCCACATAATAACGAATTATTCCTCGAAGTTTTTGCTTAGTTTCATTGGAAGAATTTCTATTTGGGGTAAGGAGGCAGGAAGTGGGCACAAGTGTTTTACTTGTTCATACAGGCGAACGAGCTACTCAAAGATGTATCATGGCTTGATGCATTTGTCGTGCCATTTTTCAACTGTCGCTGGGACCGTTTTAGTCCAGGCTCGTGACTTGGGTAAACTTCATGAGGAGTTGGAGAATGCAATTGTTGAGCGAAGACTTAATGATGCATGGGACTTGCATGAGAAGCACATGCGGGTTGAAGGGTTTGCCAGGAAATCTACCGTGACCAAGTTAATTTCAAGTTTGACTGAGAGTTTAGAACTTCAATGGGTTGAAAGAGCTTATGGTTTGGTGGAGAAAGCTTTTGGAGAGAACAAGCACACATTATTTGACAGGGAGATTTTGATGTTTCTCTCTTTGGGTCTTGCTAAATGTGGATTATCGGTTCCTTCATCGATCCTTTTGAGAAAGCTGATTGAAATGGAACACTTCCCCCCTGTGGCAGCTTGGTCTGCGATTATAGCTTATATGGCAGAAAAATCATCTGGGGCTTACCTGGCAGCTGAGTTGACTCTTGAAATAAGTTACTTGTTTCAGGACAATAGGATTGATCCTCGAAAAAAGACTAATGGACCATTGATTGCTATGAAACCAAATGTAACCGCATTCAACATTGCTTTGGTGGGGTCCCTTCTGTTTGGCACTACTCGAAAAGCTGAACAACTACTTGAGATGATGCCTCGGATAAATATGAAACCTGATGCAACACTGTTGATCGTCATGGCACATGTTTATGAAAGAAATGGTCGAAGAGACGATCTCAAAAAGATTAAGAGACATATTGAAGAAGCTCATAATGTAACTGATATTCAGATTCGGCAGTTCTACAACTTCCTGCTTTCTTGTCACTTGAAATTTGGGGATCTAGATTCTGCATCAGGCTTGGTACTGGAGATGCTTCAAAAGGCAAAGAAAGCTCAAAATTCTCTTGGTGTGGCTAatttgatatttgaaactcgTAAAAATGGCAGTATGCAATCTCATCGAGATTCTTCTGATGGGGATTTGAATCAAATAAAATCTGATCAAGCTGAAAAACCTGTATTACTTGGACACCATTTCTTATCTTTTGAAGATCTTTTAAGGGACAGAAAATTTTTGAGTCTTGAAGCTGAGACGAAAGGCATTCTCAATATGTTGATTGCCAAGTTACAAAAGCATGTTGAATTAATTACTAGTGAAAAAGGTATTCTCAGACCTACTGAACAAACTTATGCGAAGTTAGTTAAAGCTTTTTTACAAGCTGGTAAACTTAAGGATTTGGCAGATTTTTTAATTAAGGCAGAGAGAGAAGATGCACCCGTGTCTGTTGATAATTCAGCTTTGGTTACTGTTATCAACTCGTGCATTGCCCTTGGATGGCTAGATCAAGCGCATGACCTTCTCGATGAATTGCGATTGGCTGGCATTAGAACTAGTTCCTCGGTGTATGGATCCCTTCTAACAGCATACTGTAAAGAAAATCGAATGGGGGAAGTAACATCATTGATAAGAGATGCTCGTAAGGCTGGTGTGCAGCTAGATGCCAGTTCTTATGAGGCAATGATTCGGTCCCAGGTGCTTGAAAGGAATACAGAAGAGGCCCTTCATCTGTTCAAGGAAATGAAAGAGGCTAAAATACCCAGAGGTGGTCATCGAACATTTGATGAGTTAGTCAAAGGTTCTACTAAGGTCAGAGAAAGTGGTTTAATGGGAACGCTATTACAGGAAATAAAGGAAGGGCAAATGGTGGAATCTGGAGTTCACGAATGGAATAATGTGATTCACTTTTTCTGCAAGAAACGGCTAATGCAAGATGCTGAGAAGGCTCTGAAGAAGATGATGAGTTTAGGACATTCCCCCAATGCACATACATTCCATTCTCTAGTAACTGGGTATTCTGCTATAGGTGGGAAATATATTGAGGTGACCGAATTATGGGGTGAGATGAAAGCTTTTGCTTTTTCCAGTGGAATGAGATTTGATCAGGAACTCTTGGATGCTGTACTTTACACATTTGTGAGAGGTGGATTCTTTGTTCGAGCGAATGAAGTAGTGGAAATCATGGAGAAAGGAAATATTTTTGTAGACAAATACAAATATCGCACTCTTTTCTTGAAGTACCATAAAACACTCTATAAGAGCAAAGCACCACAATTCCAGACTGAATCTCAGTTAAAAAAGAGAGAAGCAGCATTGTCATTTAAGAAATGGGTGGGTTTATGTTGA